In a single window of the Pedococcus dokdonensis genome:
- a CDS encoding urease subunit alpha: MAELDRDRYAALYGPTTGDQVRLGDTDLWVEVEDDLTFGGEEAVFGGGKSIRESMAQGTRTNADGALDTVITNAIVLDHWGIVRADVGIRGGRIVALGRSGNPDIADGVHPDLEIGPGTDVISGEGRILTAGGVDLHVHFLSTSQVHEALASGVTTLGGGGTGPSEGSKATTVTPGPWHLQSVLRGLDHLPVNLLLMGKGNTVSAAGLEEQARGGAAAYKVHEDWGSTPAAIDAALRAAEEFGLQVALHSDSLNEAGFVDSTLRAVGGRSIHAFHTEGAGGGHAPDIITIASHPNVLPGSTNPTLPHTVNTVAEHLDMLMVCHHLNPAVPEDLAFAESRIRATTIAAEDLLHDVGALSMTSSDAQAMGRIGEVVTRTWQVAHVMKARWGPLGGGLAADNERARRYVAKYTINPAVAHGIDHEVGSVEPGKLADLVLWDPKFFGWRPDVVIKAGAIVYAALGDPNASIPTPQPVLMRPALVGEGGAGADHSLTFVSPIALDDGLADRLGLRRTLAAVRPTREVTKADMVNNDALPVIEVDPESFEIRIDGERVEPAPAAELPLAQRYSLF; the protein is encoded by the coding sequence ATGGCTGAGCTGGACCGCGACCGCTACGCCGCCCTCTACGGTCCGACGACCGGCGACCAGGTGCGGCTGGGTGACACCGACCTGTGGGTCGAGGTCGAGGACGACCTGACCTTCGGGGGCGAGGAGGCCGTGTTCGGCGGCGGCAAGTCCATCCGTGAGTCGATGGCCCAGGGGACCCGCACCAACGCCGACGGCGCCCTCGACACCGTCATCACCAACGCGATCGTGCTCGACCACTGGGGGATCGTCCGCGCTGACGTCGGCATCCGGGGCGGGCGGATCGTCGCGCTGGGCCGCAGTGGCAACCCCGACATCGCGGACGGCGTGCACCCCGACCTCGAGATCGGGCCGGGCACCGACGTCATCTCGGGCGAGGGCCGCATCCTGACCGCAGGAGGTGTCGACCTGCACGTGCACTTCCTGTCGACCAGCCAGGTGCACGAGGCCCTGGCCAGCGGCGTCACCACCCTCGGCGGTGGCGGCACCGGCCCGTCCGAGGGGTCCAAGGCCACCACGGTCACGCCGGGCCCCTGGCACCTGCAGTCGGTGCTGCGTGGTCTGGACCACCTGCCCGTCAACCTGCTCCTCATGGGCAAGGGCAACACCGTGAGCGCCGCGGGACTCGAGGAGCAGGCGCGCGGCGGGGCCGCGGCCTACAAGGTGCACGAGGACTGGGGCAGCACTCCCGCCGCGATCGACGCAGCCCTTCGCGCAGCCGAGGAGTTCGGCCTGCAGGTGGCGCTGCACAGCGACAGCCTCAACGAGGCGGGTTTCGTCGACTCGACGCTGCGCGCCGTCGGCGGGCGGAGCATCCACGCCTTCCACACCGAGGGCGCCGGCGGCGGTCACGCGCCCGACATCATCACGATCGCCAGCCACCCCAACGTGCTGCCCGGCTCCACCAACCCGACCCTGCCCCACACCGTCAACACGGTCGCCGAGCACCTCGACATGTTGATGGTCTGCCACCACCTCAACCCCGCGGTCCCCGAGGACCTCGCCTTCGCGGAGAGCCGGATCCGCGCCACGACCATCGCGGCCGAGGACCTGCTGCACGACGTCGGCGCCCTGTCCATGACGAGCAGCGACGCCCAGGCGATGGGCCGGATCGGCGAGGTGGTCACCCGCACCTGGCAGGTCGCCCACGTGATGAAGGCGCGGTGGGGCCCGCTCGGCGGCGGGCTTGCCGCCGACAACGAGCGGGCCCGGCGCTATGTCGCCAAGTACACGATCAACCCGGCCGTCGCCCACGGCATCGACCACGAGGTCGGATCCGTCGAGCCGGGCAAGCTCGCCGACCTCGTCCTGTGGGACCCGAAGTTCTTCGGCTGGCGCCCTGACGTGGTGATCAAGGCCGGAGCGATCGTGTATGCCGCGCTGGGCGACCCGAACGCGTCGATCCCCACGCCGCAGCCGGTGCTGATGCGCCCGGCCCTCGTCGGCGAGGGCGGGGCCGGCGCCGACCACTCGCTCACCTTCGTCTCGCCCATCGCCCTCGACGACGGCCTGGCCGACCGGCTCGGGCTGCGCCGCACCCTCGCCGCCGTGCGGCCGACCCGCGAGGTGACCAAGGCCGACATGGTCAACAACGACGCCCTGCCCGTCATCGAGGTGGACCCGGAGTCCTTCGAGATCCGCATCGACGGCGAGCGCGTCGAGCCGGCGCCAGCCGCGGAACTTCCTCTGGCGCAACGCTATTCGCTGTTCTGA
- a CDS encoding alpha/beta fold hydrolase has protein sequence MPPRPNAPTAGAERRTSSESRIVILPSPLLGPATYLPLAEALRDRGCATVVASLPASDVMPAAVLAAFRAVSEHHGATVLLAHSNAGFYAPTVAEPAGLPVVFMDAALPAPGVTETRLAPAGFAQFIATLPLADGLLPPWPAWWDRADVAPLFPDDEWLDRATRAAPRLPPDYFTTPLPVPPGWESRPAAYLGFGDTYADELAFATTAGWVVRREEGHHLSHLADPVRVAEVLVDLVAGGTAPR, from the coding sequence ATGCCCCCACGCCCGAACGCCCCGACGGCCGGAGCGGAACGGCGCACCTCGTCGGAGTCGCGCATCGTCATCCTGCCGAGCCCCCTGCTCGGACCGGCCACCTACCTGCCGCTCGCAGAGGCGTTGCGTGACCGGGGGTGCGCCACGGTCGTCGCGTCGCTCCCCGCCAGCGACGTGATGCCCGCTGCCGTGCTGGCCGCCTTCCGTGCTGTGAGCGAGCACCACGGGGCCACCGTGCTCCTCGCGCACAGCAACGCCGGGTTCTACGCGCCCACCGTCGCCGAACCGGCGGGGCTGCCCGTCGTCTTCATGGACGCCGCGCTGCCCGCACCGGGCGTCACCGAGACCCGACTCGCGCCCGCCGGCTTCGCGCAGTTCATCGCGACGCTCCCGCTGGCCGACGGCCTGCTCCCGCCCTGGCCCGCCTGGTGGGACCGGGCCGACGTCGCACCCCTGTTCCCCGACGACGAGTGGCTCGACCGCGCCACCCGGGCAGCCCCGCGGCTCCCGCCCGACTACTTCACGACGCCGCTCCCGGTGCCGCCCGGCTGGGAGTCGAGGCCTGCGGCATACCTCGGTTTCGGTGACACGTATGCCGACGAGCTCGCCTTCGCGACGACCGCCGGCTGGGTGGTGCGTCGCGAGGAGGGCCACCACCTCAGCCACCTCGCCGACCCGGTCCGCGTCGCCGAGGTGCTCGTCGACCTGGTCGCCGGCGGCACGGCCCCACGCTGA
- the ureG gene encoding urease accessory protein UreG — translation MPDTTPEATRAFRLGVAGPVGTGKSSLIAMVCRELGDELRLGVVTNDIYTDEDARMLRAAGVLDPERIRAVETGACPHTAIRDDVTANLLAVEDLEADFAPLDLVLVESGGDNLTATFSPALVDAQVFVLDVAGGGDVVRKGGPGISRADLLVVNKTDLAPHVGVDADLMQVEGREARDGGPVIGLSRTDPDSVAQLRAWVLAVLGDHRSGQHVPVDPGPMAPHSHADGGTHAHAHAHAHAHGASGDHSH, via the coding sequence GTGCCTGACACCACGCCAGAGGCCACCCGCGCGTTCCGGCTCGGCGTCGCCGGTCCGGTCGGCACCGGCAAGTCGTCGCTCATCGCCATGGTCTGCCGCGAGCTCGGCGACGAGCTGCGGCTCGGGGTCGTCACCAACGACATCTACACCGACGAGGACGCCCGCATGCTCCGCGCGGCCGGCGTCCTGGACCCCGAGCGGATCCGCGCCGTCGAGACCGGTGCGTGCCCCCACACTGCGATCCGCGACGACGTGACCGCCAACCTGCTCGCGGTGGAAGACCTCGAGGCCGACTTCGCACCACTCGACCTCGTGCTGGTCGAGTCCGGGGGCGACAACCTCACGGCGACGTTCTCGCCCGCGCTCGTCGACGCGCAGGTCTTCGTCCTCGACGTGGCCGGTGGCGGCGACGTGGTGCGCAAGGGCGGGCCCGGCATCTCGCGCGCAGACCTCCTGGTGGTCAACAAGACCGACCTCGCGCCCCATGTCGGGGTCGACGCCGACCTCATGCAGGTGGAGGGTCGGGAGGCTCGGGACGGCGGACCGGTCATCGGGCTCTCGCGCACCGACCCGGACTCGGTCGCCCAGCTGCGCGCCTGGGTGCTCGCAGTGTTGGGTGACCACCGCAGCGGGCAGCACGTCCCCGTGGACCCCGGGCCGATGGCACCGCACAGCCACGCCGACGGCGGCACGCACGCGCACGCCCACGCCCACGCCCACGCCCACGGTGCTTCCGGTGACCACTCACACTGA
- a CDS encoding urease accessory protein UreF: MLPQPEFASLLLADGRLPVGAHTQSSGLEPALLGGLEQPDIPALIATRLRTVVVVDTATAVVARHRTLAALPLDEVQLAWAARTPSEIVRGASVAVGRGQRRLAQRLWPDSATSSALARMPAPARPVAVGAMAAAAGLDGARTARLVAYDDVQSLCAAALKLCPLDPIEATEWLLRSGPAVEELVATVAHLTEPDDIPAPSAPLLEHWQHAHPTHPRRLFSA, from the coding sequence GTGCTTCCCCAACCCGAGTTCGCGTCGCTGCTGCTGGCCGACGGGCGGCTGCCCGTCGGCGCGCACACCCAGTCGTCGGGACTCGAGCCTGCCCTGCTCGGGGGGCTCGAGCAGCCCGACATCCCCGCCCTCATTGCCACGCGGTTGCGGACCGTCGTGGTGGTCGACACTGCGACGGCGGTGGTGGCCCGGCACCGGACGCTCGCCGCGCTCCCGCTCGACGAGGTGCAGCTCGCCTGGGCCGCACGCACCCCGAGCGAGATCGTGCGGGGCGCCTCCGTGGCGGTGGGTCGTGGCCAGCGCCGGTTGGCCCAGCGGCTCTGGCCGGACAGCGCGACCTCGTCCGCGCTGGCGCGGATGCCCGCTCCGGCGCGTCCGGTCGCCGTGGGCGCGATGGCGGCGGCGGCCGGCCTCGACGGCGCCCGCACGGCCCGGCTCGTCGCCTACGACGACGTGCAGTCGCTCTGCGCCGCAGCCCTCAAGCTGTGTCCCTTGGACCCGATCGAGGCCACCGAGTGGTTGCTGCGCTCCGGCCCGGCAGTCGAGGAGCTCGTCGCCACGGTTGCCCACCTCACCGAGCCCGACGACATACCCGCTCCGTCGGCTCCGTTGCTGGAGCACTGGCAGCACGCCCACCCCACCCACCCCCGGAGGTTGTTCAGTGCCTGA
- a CDS encoding urease subunit gamma, protein MHLSPADTEKLLLSVAGMVARDRLARGVRLNHPESVALLSTWVIERARDGALVADLMEQGRTVLRRDQVMEGVAEMIGDVQVEATFPDGRKLVTLHHPIT, encoded by the coding sequence ATGCACCTGTCACCCGCTGACACCGAGAAGCTGCTGCTCTCGGTGGCCGGCATGGTCGCCCGCGACCGCCTCGCGCGTGGTGTGCGGCTCAACCACCCCGAGTCCGTCGCGCTGCTGTCCACCTGGGTCATCGAGCGAGCCAGGGACGGCGCCCTCGTCGCCGACCTGATGGAGCAGGGCCGCACGGTCCTGCGCAGAGACCAGGTCATGGAAGGCGTTGCCGAGATGATCGGTGACGTGCAGGTCGAGGCGACCTTCCCCGACGGGCGCAAGCTCGTGACCCTCCACCACCCGATCACCTGA
- the ureB gene encoding urease subunit beta: protein MSHHTSGPGAIRVAPGTVTLNADRTAAERLVLVIVNTGDRPVQVGSHLHLPDSNAALDFDRAAAHGFRLDIPSGTSVRFEPGVSREVAAVALKGRRRVPGLQRPATTGRAPEGDLDG from the coding sequence GTGAGCCACCACACGTCAGGGCCGGGCGCGATCCGGGTCGCACCCGGCACCGTCACCCTCAACGCCGACCGGACCGCTGCCGAGCGGCTCGTCCTGGTGATCGTCAACACCGGCGACCGCCCCGTGCAGGTCGGGTCACACCTGCACCTGCCCGACAGCAACGCTGCGCTCGACTTCGACCGGGCCGCCGCCCACGGCTTCCGGCTCGACATCCCGAGCGGGACCTCGGTGCGGTTCGAGCCCGGCGTGAGCCGGGAGGTTGCCGCGGTGGCCCTGAAGGGCCGACGACGAGTCCCCGGCCTGCAGCGGCCGGCCACCACAGGTCGCGCGCCGGAGGGAGACCTCGATGGCTGA
- a CDS encoding SCO4226 family nickel-binding protein: MAQFMDVHTNMPGVTAEALLEAHRADLAIQDEESVDFKSAWGDPVTGHVFCLSEGPDKDAIQRIHERAGHPYDEIHEITVTA, from the coding sequence ATGGCCCAGTTCATGGACGTGCACACCAACATGCCGGGAGTCACCGCGGAGGCGCTGCTCGAGGCCCACCGAGCCGACCTCGCCATCCAGGACGAGGAGTCGGTGGACTTCAAGAGCGCGTGGGGCGACCCGGTGACCGGGCACGTGTTCTGCCTGTCCGAGGGCCCCGACAAGGACGCCATCCAACGGATCCACGAGCGCGCGGGCCACCCCTACGACGAGATCCACGAGATCACCGTCACCGCCTGA
- a CDS encoding 2-oxoacid:acceptor oxidoreductase subunit alpha, whose protein sequence is MSKNVEKLDRVVIRFAGDSGDGMQLTGDRFTSETAALGNDLSTLPNFPAEIRAPQGTLPGVSSFQLHFADHDVLTPGDAPDVLVAMNPAALKANLRDLPRGATIIANTDEFTKRNLAKVGYDTNPLDDGTLESWLVHPVALTSITVEALAAFDSLSRKDKERAKNMFALGLLSWMYHRPTAGTESFLEKKFGSKPDILAANLTALKAGLAYGETTEAFAVSYEIAPAKMAPGTYRNITGNVALALGLVTASHRAGIPLVLGSYPITPASDILHTLSGLKRYGVTTLQAEDEIAGIGAALGASFGGAIGVTTTSGPGVALKSETIGLGVSLELPLVIVDVQRGGPSTGLPTKTEQSDLLQAMFGRNGESPVPIIAPQSPADCFDAALEAVRIATSYRTPVFLLSDGYLANGSEPWSIPSVAELPDLTVEFASEPNDTDAKGEPVFHPFLRDETTLARPWAVPGTPGLEHRIGGIEKANVTGNISYDPDNHDLMTRLRAAKVERIADTIDDLEVDDPSGDARVLVLGWGSTYGPIAAATRSVRNTGAKVARAHLRHLNPFPANTGEVLRRYDRVLVPEMNMGQLAMLLRARFLVDVHSFTQVRGLPFTTVELADAIVSLASVDPTAPDDVNTDQGPDTVVAKGGLA, encoded by the coding sequence ATGAGCAAGAACGTCGAGAAGCTCGACCGCGTCGTCATCCGCTTCGCCGGCGACTCCGGCGACGGCATGCAGCTCACCGGGGACCGGTTCACGTCGGAGACGGCCGCACTCGGCAACGACCTGTCGACGCTGCCCAACTTCCCCGCCGAGATCCGCGCGCCCCAGGGCACCCTGCCCGGCGTCTCGAGCTTCCAGCTGCACTTCGCCGACCACGACGTGCTGACGCCCGGCGACGCCCCCGACGTGCTCGTCGCGATGAACCCGGCCGCGCTCAAGGCCAACCTTCGCGACCTGCCCCGCGGCGCCACGATCATCGCCAACACCGACGAGTTCACCAAGCGCAACCTCGCCAAGGTCGGCTACGACACCAACCCCCTCGACGACGGAACGCTGGAGTCCTGGCTGGTGCACCCGGTCGCCCTGACCTCGATCACCGTCGAGGCGCTCGCGGCCTTCGACTCCTTGTCCCGCAAGGACAAGGAGCGCGCCAAGAACATGTTCGCGCTGGGACTCCTCTCGTGGATGTACCACCGCCCGACCGCCGGCACCGAGTCGTTCCTGGAGAAGAAGTTCGGGTCCAAGCCCGACATCCTCGCCGCCAACCTCACCGCCCTCAAGGCCGGGCTGGCCTACGGCGAGACGACCGAGGCGTTCGCGGTCTCCTACGAGATCGCCCCGGCCAAGATGGCCCCCGGCACCTACCGCAACATCACCGGCAACGTCGCGCTCGCGCTCGGCCTGGTCACCGCGTCGCACCGGGCCGGCATCCCGCTGGTGCTCGGGTCCTACCCGATCACCCCAGCCTCCGACATCCTGCACACCCTGTCGGGGCTCAAGCGCTACGGCGTGACCACCCTGCAGGCCGAGGACGAGATCGCCGGCATCGGCGCCGCCCTCGGTGCGTCCTTCGGTGGCGCGATCGGTGTGACCACCACGTCCGGCCCGGGTGTCGCGCTCAAGTCCGAGACGATCGGCCTGGGGGTGTCCCTCGAGCTGCCGCTGGTCATCGTCGACGTCCAGCGCGGCGGCCCCTCCACGGGTCTGCCGACCAAGACCGAGCAGTCCGACCTGCTGCAGGCGATGTTCGGTCGCAACGGCGAGTCACCGGTCCCGATCATCGCGCCGCAGTCGCCGGCCGACTGCTTCGACGCCGCACTCGAGGCGGTCCGCATCGCCACCTCCTACCGCACGCCGGTGTTCCTGCTGTCCGACGGCTACCTCGCCAACGGCTCGGAGCCGTGGTCGATCCCGTCGGTGGCCGAGCTGCCCGACCTCACCGTCGAGTTCGCCAGCGAGCCCAACGACACCGACGCCAAGGGTGAGCCGGTCTTCCACCCGTTCCTGCGCGACGAGACCACGCTCGCGCGGCCGTGGGCGGTCCCCGGCACCCCCGGTCTCGAGCACCGCATCGGCGGCATCGAGAAGGCCAACGTCACCGGAAACATCTCCTACGACCCCGACAACCACGACCTGATGACCCGGCTGCGCGCCGCGAAGGTCGAACGCATCGCCGACACGATCGACGACCTCGAGGTCGACGACCCCAGCGGCGACGCCAGGGTCCTGGTGCTCGGATGGGGCTCCACCTACGGCCCGATCGCGGCCGCCACCCGAAGCGTCCGCAACACCGGCGCCAAGGTCGCCCGGGCCCACCTGCGCCACCTCAACCCGTTCCCCGCGAACACCGGTGAGGTGCTGCGCCGCTACGACCGGGTGCTCGTGCCCGAGATGAACATGGGCCAGCTCGCGATGCTGCTGCGGGCCCGGTTCCTCGTCGACGTGCACTCCTTCACCCAGGTGCGCGGTCTGCCGTTCACCACGGTGGAGCTCGCCGACGCCATCGTGTCGCTCGCCTCCGTCGACCCCACGGCACCCGACGACGTCAACACCGACCAGGGCCCCGACACCGTGGTCGCCAAGGGAGGACTCGCATGA
- a CDS encoding 2-oxoacid:ferredoxin oxidoreductase subunit beta, with protein sequence MTTDLGMPGSAPPSGTAGVPRLADDAPRQTKKEFTSDQEVRWCPGCGDYAILAAVQGFLPELGLKRENTVFVSGIGCSSRFPYYLDTYGMHSIHGRAPAIATGLATSRPDLSVWVVTGDGDALSIGGNHLIHALRRNVNLTILLFNNQIYGLTKGQYSPTSEVGKITKSTPMGSVDHPFNPVSLALGAEASFVARTTDTDRKHLTEVLRAAAEHRGTSLVEIYQNCPIFNDGAFDLIKDRTEQEARIVHLADGEPVAVGPEHDRQVLVRGAGGTMEFVPQAESAGRDVVVHDVAAADPTQAFALSRLDSPQMTHVPMGIFRSVSRPTYDDLVRAQVDAAVDTAGGRPTDADLDALIRGRDTWTVA encoded by the coding sequence ATGACCACCGACCTGGGTATGCCGGGCAGTGCGCCTCCCAGCGGCACCGCGGGCGTGCCCCGCCTCGCCGACGACGCCCCGCGCCAGACCAAGAAGGAGTTCACCTCCGACCAGGAGGTGCGCTGGTGCCCGGGGTGCGGCGACTACGCGATCCTCGCGGCCGTGCAGGGGTTCCTGCCCGAGCTGGGACTCAAGCGCGAGAACACCGTGTTCGTGTCGGGCATCGGCTGCTCGTCGCGGTTCCCCTACTACCTCGACACCTACGGCATGCACTCGATCCACGGGCGCGCCCCGGCGATCGCGACCGGTCTGGCCACCAGCCGTCCCGACCTGTCGGTGTGGGTCGTCACCGGTGACGGCGACGCCCTGTCGATCGGTGGCAACCACCTGATCCACGCGCTGCGCCGCAACGTCAACCTCACGATCCTGTTGTTCAACAACCAGATCTACGGCCTGACCAAGGGTCAGTACTCCCCTACGTCCGAAGTCGGCAAGATCACCAAGTCGACCCCGATGGGCTCGGTCGACCACCCGTTCAACCCGGTGTCCCTGGCGCTCGGGGCCGAGGCGAGCTTCGTGGCGCGCACGACCGACACCGACCGCAAGCACCTCACCGAGGTGCTGCGGGCGGCCGCCGAGCACCGCGGCACGTCGCTGGTCGAGATCTACCAGAACTGCCCGATCTTCAACGACGGCGCGTTCGACCTGATCAAGGACCGCACCGAGCAGGAGGCGCGGATCGTCCACCTGGCCGATGGCGAGCCGGTGGCCGTCGGCCCCGAGCACGACCGCCAGGTCCTGGTGCGCGGCGCGGGCGGGACGATGGAGTTCGTCCCGCAGGCCGAGTCCGCGGGCCGTGACGTCGTCGTCCACGACGTGGCCGCCGCCGACCCGACCCAGGCCTTCGCCCTGTCTCGGCTGGACTCCCCGCAGATGACGCACGTGCCGATGGGCATCTTCCGCAGCGTCTCCCGGCCGACCTACGACGACCTCGTCCGGGCCCAGGTGGACGCCGCCGTCGACACCGCGGGCGGGCGCCCGACCGACGCCGACCTCGACGCCCTGATCCGCGGCCGCGACACCTGGACCGTGGCGTGA
- a CDS encoding urease accessory protein UreD, producing MTTHTEVRTARVELWPDEGPGNRRSRLVLATGLVSPRVVRHEGAAAEVALVATTASLLGGDTMRLAVAVGPGLRLDLRDVAGTVAYHGRGLGCVVGATLRVHEGATLTWAGEPLVVADGSVVTRHLGAQVDDGGRLLLRDRVTLGRSGQAGGRLDCHTTLTHAGRPALVEHLEVRAGLGPGALGDARVVDTVTALGWRPEPVPGHPAYRLHAAGSVVRQLVREAHHSSLPRVWDAWRQDLPPL from the coding sequence GTGACCACTCACACTGAGGTCCGCACCGCACGCGTCGAGCTCTGGCCGGACGAGGGCCCCGGGAACCGCCGCAGCCGGCTGGTCCTGGCCACCGGGCTGGTGTCCCCCCGCGTGGTCCGGCACGAGGGCGCGGCGGCCGAGGTCGCCCTCGTCGCCACGACCGCGAGCCTCCTGGGGGGCGACACCATGCGGCTCGCGGTCGCCGTCGGCCCTGGCTTGCGCCTCGACCTGCGCGACGTCGCCGGCACGGTGGCCTACCACGGTCGCGGGCTCGGCTGCGTGGTCGGCGCGACCCTGCGCGTGCACGAGGGCGCCACCCTCACGTGGGCTGGTGAGCCCCTGGTCGTCGCCGACGGCTCTGTCGTCACCCGGCACCTGGGGGCGCAGGTCGACGACGGCGGTCGCCTGCTGCTGCGCGACCGGGTCACCCTCGGCCGCAGCGGCCAGGCCGGTGGCCGGCTCGACTGCCACACGACGCTCACGCATGCCGGTCGGCCGGCGCTCGTGGAGCACCTCGAGGTGCGCGCCGGGCTCGGCCCCGGTGCGCTCGGCGACGCACGGGTGGTCGACACGGTCACCGCCCTCGGGTGGCGACCGGAGCCGGTGCCGGGCCACCCGGCATACCGGCTGCACGCAGCGGGCTCGGTGGTCCGCCAGCTGGTGCGCGAGGCGCACCACTCGTCCCTTCCTCGCGTGTGGGATGCGTGGCGGCAGGACCTGCCACCACTTTGA